The stretch of DNA GCTGCGTGTCGGTGAGAACTCGCCGAGCTTGTGACCGACCATGTCCTCGGTGACAAATACCTTCAAGTGCTGCTTGCCGTTGTAGACCATAAACGTGTGGCCGACGAATTCCGGAACGATCGTGCAGGCGCGGGCCCAAGTTGTGATCGGGTCCTTCTTGCCAGCCTCGTTCAGCTTCTCGACCTTGCGGTAGAGCTTCGGGGCGACGAACGGACCTTTTTTAAGCGAACGGCTCATGTGTCTTTTACTTAGCCCCCGGTCATTGTCCGGGGGTTAAATGAACGGAGTGTTACTTCTTCACCAACTTTTGGACGCCGTAGCGGCGGCTCTTGCGACGTCGGACGATCGCAGCGTTCGACGGCTTGCGACGTTGACGCGTCATGCCGCCCTTGGCGCTCTTGCCCGTCGGGCTCACGGGGTGACGTCCACCCTTGGTTCGGCCTTCACCACCACCGTGAGGGTGGTCGATCGGGTTCATCGCGGTGCCGCGGACGTGCGGACGACGCCCCAACCAACGAACACGACCGGCCTTGCCCATGCGGACGGCGCTGTGGTCGGGGTTGCTGGTCGAACCAACGGTCGCCCGGCAGTTCGCGGGAATACGGCGGATCTCACCGCTGGGGAGCGAGATCTGCGCCCAACCCGCTTCGCGTGCCATCAGCGTGGCGCTGGTGCCGGCGGCGCGGCACATGACGCCGCCGCGGCCGGGCCGCATTTCGACGTTATGCACAACGGTCGCCAGAGGAATCTTCGCCAGCGGCAGGCAGTTGCCAACCTTCGCCGGAGCATCCTCGCCCGACATCACCTTATCGCCGGCCGTCAGGCCAACGGGAGCGATGATATAACGCTTCTCGCCGTCCTCGTACTTCAAGAGCGCGATGCGCGCCGAACGATTCGGGTCGTATTGAATCGAATCCACCTCGGCGATCATCCCGTCCTTGTTCCGACGGAAGTCGATCAGACGGTAACGTCGCTTGTGACCACCGCCGCGGTGACGACAGGTGATGACGCCCTGGTTGTTGCGACCACCCGTCTTCTTGATCGGACGCAGCAGCGACTTCTCGGGCTTGGCGCCGCGCGTCAGCTCCTTGAAGTCGCTGACCGACGCATTGCGTCGTCCAGCGGAGGTCGGCTTGTAAACTCGAATGCCCATAATGAAGCGGTTAGCTTTTGTGCGGTTGGCTTTCGCGTCGCGTCTCATTTAACCCCCGGTCATTGACCGGGGGTTAACTATTAAAAGAAATCGATCCGGCTATCGTCGTGCAACGTGACAACAGCCTTCTTCCAGTCGGCGGTCTTGCCCATCCGGAACCGCGTGCGGCGGTACTTGCCCTTGCGGTTCATCGTGGCGACCTTGACGACTTTCACGTCGAACAACTTTTCGATCGCCGTCCGCACGTCGAGCTTCGTCGCCAGTTTGTTCACCTCGAACGAGTAGGCGTTGTTGCGAGTCGATCGGTGCACGCCCTTCTCGGTCACCAAGGGACGCAAGATCACTTGGTGCGGCTCAAGCGTGAGCGACGTCTTTTGCGGGATGTGACGGGGCATCGTAGCTGTTGGCGGTTAGCAGTTGGCTCTTGGCGAGCCAGCGACGTTTGTCGTCAGAATCCGGCCGACGCCGGAGTTCACTCAGCGGCAGCGGCTTCTTTGTTCTTCTTGTGCTTCGCGGCCGCTTCCTTGAGCTGGTCGAGGGCAGCCTTCGTGATCAGCACCCGCTTTGCGGAGAGCAGGTTCAGAGCATTGAGGTCCGAAGCCGGCGAAACTTCCACACGGGGAATGTTGCGAGCACTCTTGTAAATATTGGTGTCGATGCCCGAAGTCGTGATCAAGAGCGAGCTGGAGTCACACCCCAACGCCTTGATAACGGCCGTCATGTCGCGGGTCTTCGGCGTCTCGAAGGCCAGGTCATCGACGATGATCAGCTCATCATCGGCCACCTTCGAAGCGAACGCCATGCGGGTCGCTAGCTGCAAAGCCTTACGGGGCATCCGGTAGCTGTAGTCACGCGGAGCGATAGCCATGATATGACCGCCGCCACGACGCGTACCCGACCGCTTATGGCCGGCGCGAGCGTTGCCCGTACCCTTCTGACGGTAAAGCTTCTTCTTCGAACCCGAGACCTGGCCGCGGGTCTTCGTCTTGTGCGTGCCCTGCCGCTGATTGGCCTGGTACATGACCACGGCGTCGTGCAGAAGCTGCTTATTGATCGACGGAGCGAAATCCTCGGCCTCGACACTATACGTGCCGACCTTGGCGCCCTTGCGATCGTGAATGGTGAGTTTAGGCATGGCAGTGAGTGAGCAGTCGGCAGTGGGCAGTGGACAGGAAGCAAGAAACTGCCCACTGCTGACTGCCCACAGCCCACTAGTTACTTCAACATATTCGCGGTACGGACGACAACAAACGCGTTCTTGTGGCCCGGGACGGCGCCGCGGATCAGCAGCAGATTGTTTTCTACGTCGACGCCAACCAGCTTCTGGTTGCGGACGGTTGTGCGAGCATTGCCATACTGGCCCGGCATCTTCTTCCCCTTGAAGACACGACCCGGGTAGGTGCTGCAACCCGTGCCACCAAGATGGCGATGGCACTTCTTAACGCCGTGCGTCGCACGCTGGCCGGCGAAGTTATGACGCTTCATGGCGCCAGAGAAACCGCGCCCCTTGCTGGTGCTGGTCACGTCCACCGACGCGACACCTTCGAGCGACGCAACGGTGATCTCACCGCCGAGCTCAACGCCGCCGGCGAAACCCGAA from Botrimarina mediterranea encodes:
- the rplC gene encoding 50S ribosomal protein L3, coding for MTQVFDESGSVVPVTVVQAGPCHVLQVKTLDRDGYEAIQVGFLDKPRRLASRSERGHVAKLESKRAKKRAEGGVEAIAKPGCEPKRLVREFRGPASGFAGGVELGGEITVASLEGVASVDVTSTSKGRGFSGAMKRHNFAGQRATHGVKKCHRHLGGTGCSTYPGRVFKGKKMPGQYGNARTTVRNQKLVGVDVENNLLLIRGAVPGHKNAFVVVRTANMLK
- the rplB gene encoding 50S ribosomal protein L2 translates to MGIRVYKPTSAGRRNASVSDFKELTRGAKPEKSLLRPIKKTGGRNNQGVITCRHRGGGHKRRYRLIDFRRNKDGMIAEVDSIQYDPNRSARIALLKYEDGEKRYIIAPVGLTAGDKVMSGEDAPAKVGNCLPLAKIPLATVVHNVEMRPGRGGVMCRAAGTSATLMAREAGWAQISLPSGEIRRIPANCRATVGSTSNPDHSAVRMGKAGRVRWLGRRPHVRGTAMNPIDHPHGGGEGRTKGGRHPVSPTGKSAKGGMTRQRRKPSNAAIVRRRKSRRYGVQKLVKK
- the rplW gene encoding 50S ribosomal protein L23 — its product is MPRHIPQKTSLTLEPHQVILRPLVTEKGVHRSTRNNAYSFEVNKLATKLDVRTAIEKLFDVKVVKVATMNRKGKYRRTRFRMGKTADWKKAVVTLHDDSRIDFF
- the rplD gene encoding 50S ribosomal protein L4 — encoded protein: MPKLTIHDRKGAKVGTYSVEAEDFAPSINKQLLHDAVVMYQANQRQGTHKTKTRGQVSGSKKKLYRQKGTGNARAGHKRSGTRRGGGHIMAIAPRDYSYRMPRKALQLATRMAFASKVADDELIIVDDLAFETPKTRDMTAVIKALGCDSSSLLITTSGIDTNIYKSARNIPRVEVSPASDLNALNLLSAKRVLITKAALDQLKEAAAKHKKNKEAAAAE
- the rpsS gene encoding 30S ribosomal protein S19, which translates into the protein MSRSLKKGPFVAPKLYRKVEKLNEAGKKDPITTWARACTIVPEFVGHTFMVYNGKQHLKVFVTEDMVGHKLGEFSPTRSFRGHGGKGKK